In one Phycisphaeraceae bacterium genomic region, the following are encoded:
- a CDS encoding sigma-70 family RNA polymerase sigma factor — protein sequence MADAASPPPLDVTLAQAAGGDSAAWRVLVEGYSKRVFALVVKQCGDRELAEEITQATFVKLVGQLGKYSERGRFEPWLFRIAMNQLRDEMRRRKRQARPMDMTGAAGDEDRPWAAVEGELVNGASSRGESEEPYESVSRAEQIDRLKAAIAMLSEDDREILNLRHTAGLSFAEIAQALEEPLGTVLARGHRALGKLRKLLEEDES from the coding sequence ATGGCCGACGCGGCATCGCCACCACCATTGGATGTGACGCTTGCGCAGGCGGCTGGAGGCGACAGTGCGGCTTGGCGTGTCTTGGTTGAGGGTTATTCCAAGCGGGTCTTCGCGCTCGTGGTCAAGCAATGCGGCGATCGCGAGCTGGCGGAAGAAATCACCCAGGCCACGTTTGTGAAGCTGGTCGGACAGTTGGGTAAGTACAGCGAGCGTGGACGGTTTGAGCCTTGGCTTTTCCGCATCGCCATGAATCAGCTCCGCGACGAGATGCGGCGTCGCAAGCGGCAGGCGCGTCCGATGGACATGACGGGCGCAGCGGGTGACGAGGATCGACCATGGGCTGCGGTGGAAGGCGAACTCGTGAATGGCGCAAGCTCGCGCGGCGAGAGCGAAGAGCCGTATGAGTCCGTCAGCCGTGCGGAGCAGATTGATCGGCTGAAAGCAGCGATCGCGATGCTCAGCGAGGATGACCGGGAGATTCTGAATCTCCGCCACACCGCCGGCTTGAGTTTTGCGGAGATCGCCCAGGCGCTTGAGGAACCGCTGGGCACAGTGCTCGCCAGAGGACATCGAGCTTTAGGGAAGCTGAGAAAACTGCTGGAAGAAGACGAATCATGA
- a CDS encoding superoxide dismutase family protein, with the protein MNRVNVIVWGLIAGAVLLIASYETRSEEKANALERVQSTVQAVTGHDHEHGMSADMAHQNMWASVTDAVCVLHPTKDNKAHGWVRFSQSGDKVVVTAQIEGLNPNSEHGFHIHEYGDCSAPDATSAGSHYNPEGHKHGAPDASNRHAGDLGNIKADENGVARLNVTVDNITIAGTKAPIVGRAVIVHAKADDLKTQPTGDAGGRIACGVIGIAKSTAPEPAK; encoded by the coding sequence GTGAACCGTGTAAACGTCATCGTCTGGGGTCTGATTGCCGGCGCTGTATTACTGATCGCCTCGTATGAAACGCGCTCAGAGGAAAAAGCCAACGCTCTTGAGCGGGTGCAATCCACCGTGCAAGCCGTCACCGGCCACGACCATGAACACGGCATGTCTGCCGACATGGCGCATCAAAACATGTGGGCGTCCGTGACCGATGCTGTCTGCGTACTGCACCCTACCAAAGACAACAAGGCGCATGGCTGGGTTCGTTTTTCACAATCGGGTGACAAGGTCGTTGTCACCGCGCAAATCGAAGGACTGAATCCCAACTCCGAGCACGGTTTTCATATTCACGAGTACGGCGATTGCTCCGCTCCTGATGCCACCAGTGCCGGCTCGCACTACAACCCCGAAGGCCACAAGCACGGCGCCCCCGATGCTTCAAACCGTCACGCGGGTGATCTGGGAAATATCAAGGCGGACGAAAATGGCGTTGCACGACTCAATGTGACCGTGGACAACATCACCATTGCAGGCACCAAAGCGCCGATCGTCGGCCGAGCGGTGATCGTTCACGCCAAGGCGGACGACCTCAAAACACAACCCACGGGTGACGCGGGGGGCCGCATCGCTTGCGGCGTGATCGGTATCGCCAAGAGCACCGCACCAGAGCCTGCCAAGTGA
- a CDS encoding TlpA family protein disulfide reductase — translation MRSTPAFLLCIVFVFLTGCYRGESGAGAPASSGSLPGLALGEKPTFSFTTVEGRTITPTTYAGKVVMLDFWATWCGPCMAELPAMKQLYSDYKGQGVEFVSISLDNDRNDMLRVVKSKELSWPQVFEGNSSPHAKRWGVSYIPLTVVLSREGKVMWIGHPGEVEPILKRAVASASAAAS, via the coding sequence ATGCGAAGTACTCCAGCTTTTCTTCTCTGTATTGTTTTCGTTTTTCTTACTGGCTGCTATCGGGGCGAGAGTGGGGCCGGGGCACCAGCCTCATCCGGATCACTTCCCGGCCTTGCGCTGGGAGAAAAGCCGACATTTTCCTTCACCACGGTTGAAGGCCGGACGATCACTCCGACGACGTATGCAGGAAAAGTTGTGATGCTTGATTTCTGGGCGACCTGGTGCGGTCCGTGTATGGCTGAACTACCCGCCATGAAGCAGCTTTACTCCGATTACAAAGGTCAAGGTGTCGAATTCGTCAGCATCAGCCTGGACAATGACCGTAACGACATGCTTCGCGTCGTCAAGAGTAAAGAGCTTTCCTGGCCGCAGGTGTTTGAGGGCAACTCTTCGCCCCACGCGAAGCGATGGGGAGTCAGCTACATTCCGCTTACCGTCGTTCTGTCGCGCGAGGGCAAGGTCATGTGGATCGGTCACCCCGGCGAAGTCGAACCTATCCTGAAGCGTGCCGTGGCGTCTGCCTCAGCCGCGGCGAGTTAA
- a CDS encoding metallophosphoesterase, whose amino-acid sequence MDSPSNAMTDHTGADLQSATVVSFLFSRAAAANLDCTYRKGSTVHLPRKGRVLITGDLHDNGRNLQRIIKLAALHESPDHHLILHEIIHGPHLINGRDLSVRTLARVAELKLKYPNQVHVLLANHELSQIVGSSISKDGINVCDAFNAGIDFIYADAAEKIRAGVNRWVRSLNLAVKCENGLFVSHSLPGARKLEKFDPQVIDRELTDADLHSGGSAYDMVWGRHHPQDLADHLAKVWNVRLFVLGHQPTDMGYQVQGTSMLVLACDHNHAQVVPVDLSKRYTLDNLLEVMTPLAGVTV is encoded by the coding sequence ATGGATTCTCCCTCCAACGCCATGACTGACCATACCGGCGCCGACCTGCAAAGCGCCACCGTGGTTTCGTTCCTTTTTTCCAGAGCGGCGGCTGCCAACCTCGACTGTACCTACCGCAAGGGATCGACCGTCCACCTGCCACGGAAGGGGCGAGTGCTCATTACCGGCGATCTGCACGACAATGGCCGGAACCTCCAGCGCATCATCAAACTTGCCGCACTCCACGAAAGTCCCGACCACCATCTCATCCTGCATGAAATTATCCATGGTCCGCACCTGATCAATGGCCGCGACCTCTCCGTGCGGACGCTGGCGCGTGTGGCGGAGCTCAAGCTCAAGTATCCCAATCAGGTTCATGTGTTGCTCGCCAATCATGAACTTTCCCAAATCGTCGGCTCGAGCATCAGCAAAGACGGCATCAACGTGTGTGATGCGTTTAATGCGGGAATTGATTTCATCTATGCCGATGCTGCGGAAAAAATCCGAGCAGGTGTAAACCGCTGGGTGCGGAGCCTGAATCTCGCGGTTAAATGCGAGAACGGCCTCTTCGTCAGCCACAGCCTCCCCGGTGCCCGGAAGCTGGAAAAATTTGATCCTCAGGTGATTGATCGTGAACTGACCGATGCTGACCTGCATAGCGGCGGCTCGGCGTATGACATGGTCTGGGGACGACATCATCCGCAGGATTTGGCGGACCATCTCGCCAAGGTTTGGAATGTCCGCCTCTTTGTCCTCGGTCATCAGCCCACCGACATGGGCTATCAGGTTCAGGGCACATCAATGCTGGTCCTCGCCTGCGATCACAATCACGCCCAGGTCGTACCTGTAGATCTGTCGAAGCGATACACTCTGGATAATCTGCTTGAAGTAATGACCCCGCTTGCTGGGGTAACCGTGTAA